In a genomic window of uncultured Flavobacterium sp.:
- a CDS encoding DUF6495 family protein, translated as MKYARLTKEQFDELHAEFASFLATQAIDKAEWDSLKLNKPEVAEQELDVFSDLIWEGVLSRAEFLEHFSKNHIFLFQCFEEHVQSIVLKSLVPETDFLTKDGLQWLSDNMFTENIEMKVGKKVFTEDRNASIFELIQQGAFLSDGQLFTQINTIIES; from the coding sequence ATGAAATACGCAAGATTAACAAAAGAGCAATTTGATGAATTGCACGCAGAATTCGCTAGCTTTTTAGCTACTCAGGCAATTGATAAAGCAGAGTGGGATTCTCTTAAATTAAATAAACCGGAAGTTGCGGAACAGGAGTTAGATGTTTTTTCAGATTTAATTTGGGAAGGTGTTTTGTCAAGAGCTGAATTTTTAGAGCATTTTTCTAAAAATCATATCTTTTTGTTTCAATGTTTTGAGGAGCATGTTCAGTCAATAGTGTTGAAATCATTGGTTCCTGAAACAGATTTTCTGACGAAAGATGGTTTGCAATGGCTGAGTGATAATATGTTTACTGAAAACATCGAAATGAAGGTTGGGAAAAAAGTATTTACAGAAGATAGAAATGCATCTATTTTTGAATTGATTCAGCAAGGAGCATTTTTAAGTGATGGACAATTATTTACTCAAATTAATACTATTATTGAGTCTTAA